The following proteins are encoded in a genomic region of Streptomyces lunaelactis:
- the mptB gene encoding polyprenol phosphomannose-dependent alpha 1,6 mannosyltransferase MptB, with the protein MLAIRVPVVDTRRCQLLGLVGSAALAAGGVSAGALPVRDALAPESGLAAAGLAGAYFGLVLLVAAWALLGRAIRGPEPPDRRTLLLTLVLWAAPLLLAPPLFSRDVYSYLAQGAMVDARIDVYVYGPSQLGGPLTDEVAPLWQHTPTPYGPVFLAFANAINDFSSTQLSTGVFGMRLVALLGVALMVVCLPTLARHCGADPAVALWLGVLNPLVLLHLVGGAHNDAIMLGLLGAGLVAALGRWPVLAVVLVTLAALVKAPAALGLVAVALLWGRNLGGRSGRVKAALAVAGIAAATTAATTALTGTGYGWISALDTPVSPQNWSLTSSLGRMTGALLENANSGLAQFAAPAWHLMGLAATALAVLIAWRRHHLLRPVYALGLSLTAVAVLGPAIRPWYVLWGLFLIAAAGPDRSVRRAVAAASAVLALAVLPSGFAPDGAQVALATGGGVLAVLALWCAHRFMGRGASRDPLGRLGSAA; encoded by the coding sequence GTGCTGGCCATCCGCGTACCCGTCGTCGACACCCGCCGCTGCCAACTGCTGGGGCTGGTGGGCTCGGCAGCGCTCGCCGCAGGCGGGGTGAGTGCGGGGGCGCTGCCCGTACGGGACGCCCTCGCCCCCGAGTCCGGACTGGCGGCGGCGGGCCTGGCCGGCGCGTACTTCGGGCTCGTACTCCTGGTCGCTGCCTGGGCGCTGCTGGGCCGGGCGATACGCGGGCCCGAACCGCCGGACCGCCGTACGCTGCTGCTCACGCTCGTGCTGTGGGCGGCACCGCTGCTGCTGGCGCCGCCGCTGTTCAGCCGGGATGTGTACAGCTACCTCGCGCAGGGCGCGATGGTCGACGCCCGCATCGATGTGTATGTGTACGGCCCTTCCCAGCTCGGTGGACCGCTGACCGACGAGGTGGCACCGCTCTGGCAGCACACCCCGACCCCGTACGGCCCGGTCTTCCTCGCCTTCGCCAACGCCATAAACGACTTCTCCAGCACCCAGTTGTCCACCGGGGTGTTCGGCATGCGGCTGGTCGCGCTGCTCGGGGTCGCCCTGATGGTCGTCTGTCTGCCCACGCTGGCCCGGCACTGCGGGGCGGACCCGGCCGTCGCGCTCTGGCTCGGCGTGCTCAACCCGCTGGTGCTGCTGCATCTCGTCGGCGGGGCCCACAATGACGCGATCATGCTCGGCCTGCTGGGCGCCGGTCTGGTGGCCGCGCTGGGCCGCTGGCCTGTCCTCGCCGTCGTCCTGGTGACGCTGGCCGCTCTGGTGAAGGCGCCCGCGGCTCTGGGGCTGGTGGCCGTCGCGCTGCTCTGGGGCCGGAATCTCGGCGGCCGGTCGGGGCGCGTGAAGGCCGCGCTCGCCGTGGCCGGAATCGCCGCCGCCACCACGGCCGCGACCACCGCCCTGACCGGCACGGGGTACGGGTGGATATCCGCGCTCGACACCCCGGTGTCGCCGCAGAACTGGTCGCTGACCTCGTCACTCGGCCGGATGACCGGGGCCCTGCTGGAGAACGCCAACAGCGGACTGGCCCAATTCGCCGCCCCCGCCTGGCACTTGATGGGACTCGCCGCCACAGCCCTCGCCGTACTCATCGCCTGGCGGCGGCACCACCTGCTGCGCCCGGTGTACGCGCTCGGGCTGAGCCTGACGGCGGTGGCCGTCCTCGGACCGGCGATACGGCCCTGGTACGTGCTGTGGGGGCTGTTCCTGATAGCCGCCGCCGGGCCCGACAGATCCGTACGCAGGGCCGTCGCCGCCGCAAGCGCCGTGCTGGCCCTGGCCGTACTGCCGAGCGGATTCGCGCCGGACGGGGCGCAGGTGGCGCTGGCGACGGGCGGCGGCGTACTCGCGGTGCTGGCGCTGTGGTGCGCCCACCGGTTCATGGGACGTGGCGCGTCGCGCGACCCGCTGGGACGTCTGGGGAGTGCGGCATGA
- a CDS encoding GatB/YqeY domain-containing protein: MTTLKSKLQEDLTAAIRARDELRSSTLRLTLTAITKEEVSGKTARELSDDEVQKVIAREAKKRREAADAFAQGGRTESAEREKAEGVLLDAYLPQQLSDEELEQIVAAAVAEAKGAGAEGPRAMGAVMKIVNPEVAGRAEGGRVAAAVKKLLAG; encoded by the coding sequence ATGACCACGCTCAAGTCCAAGCTGCAGGAAGACCTCACTGCCGCGATCAGGGCGCGCGACGAACTGCGCTCCTCCACGCTCCGGCTGACCCTCACCGCGATCACCAAGGAGGAGGTCTCGGGCAAGACGGCCCGTGAGCTCTCCGACGACGAGGTGCAGAAGGTGATCGCCAGGGAGGCGAAGAAGCGCCGTGAGGCCGCCGATGCCTTCGCGCAGGGCGGTCGTACCGAGTCGGCCGAGCGGGAGAAGGCGGAAGGTGTGCTGCTCGACGCGTATCTGCCGCAGCAGCTCAGCGACGAAGAGCTGGAGCAGATCGTCGCGGCGGCTGTCGCCGAGGCCAAGGGCGCCGGTGCCGAGGGCCCGCGCGCGATGGGTGCCGTCATGAAGATCGTGAACCCGGAGGTGGCCGGTCGCGCCGAGGGTGGCCGGGTGGCCGCCGCGGTGAAGAAGCTGCTCGCGGGCTGA